Within the Telopea speciosissima isolate NSW1024214 ecotype Mountain lineage chromosome 4, Tspe_v1, whole genome shotgun sequence genome, the region aataactATGTTACTCCCCAATGCTTCGAAAAGACTTGGTGGATGAATATTTCCAATGGAACTTCATAACTTATCAATGATAACCATGATACAAAGGCTAAAATTCTCAATGATTACAAAGAGGTTCAGACTGTAGAAAAAAATACCAGATGGACCAAAGTAGTATTTCAGTTATCACCCAAACCCTTTTTCTGCACGTGTATATGGATgataaaataaaacagaataCAAATAAAGGCAAAACATCAACGAACTCTTGAATATAAACACAACAATACTAGAACTGCATGAGATGGATTTCTGAAAGCCTAAGGTTCTGAAACtcatttgaaaaccagaatcgcagtgaAAGGGAAAAGATCACATTTAGAAGGAATCCAACAAGTAACGATCAAATCCCAGAAGGAAATCCAACAAGTAACGATCATACTCAGAAGTGAATGAAATTACAGTCGATGTCACTTTAATGGCCTAGAATAGCACACGTCAAAAGATGAGTCTGATCTGGAGTTAAAAAGATATCCTATTAGGGATAggattcttttaaaaaaatttccagAATTGCTTACTATTAAAAACAGTAGTAATCAAAAGCACCTCAAAACACATATTTCAGCAATAATACACGGACACTAATCtgaaatggaaaaaaacaaaCCTGACCATTAAAAATGCCAGAATTAGAAATCCACCAATAATTTGGTTTAAAAATGgtagaattaaaaaaacaaacctgATCATTCTAAGAAAACAACACAAAGATCAAATTTTGGAAACTATGTGTGTTTAAAATATAATCCAATAGCCAAATATGTCATTTGATTTAAAATCCCAAATGTTAATTATAGAGAACTGAAATTCCAGAAAGTAAGTATgcataagaacaaaatagaaacttgaaaaaaaatagcCTAGTTTGATTGTGgataagatgaagaagaatggaagaaagaCGGATATTAACCAAGAATTGCACCTGGAACTAGGTTAGAATCCTACCAATCGAACACCTTAGCATCTCACAAAGGGTTGTTGCATCACACAAGAATTCTGCAACTCACAGAACATTGGAGCAAAAAATGCAAGCTTTATTCATCATAAAATTTGtgcccctatatatatatatatatatatatatatataggttcATCTTATTGTCACCAAGGTGCTGAAGTTAGaaattgtaaccttcttttgattgccccttgtcctattcccaaaagttatttaaatcACGGATAAAAAGGTATTTTCAAAATATCATAATGTGTGTACTCTCTCTCCAAATGTGTCTCCTAACATGATTTGAAACAGCCTAAACCAAATAGTAATCAAGTTGGCTACTTAATTGATTAATAAAAAGCCATAAAACAAGTCCAAAATTGACTCAAGAACTTCTAGCCATGTTTGGAGTCTAAACCAACTAGGTCTTGACGTAAAGAAAATCACTATTTGActaaaaatggaataaaatgatCTTGTTTTGTTCCTCAATTGAAAAGAGATGTCCTGAGCAATCGGAGAAGCACTTTGATAACAGATTTGATCTTGACCAACTCAATTAAGGTATTACTCTTTGTTCTATTAGACAACAAAGATCCCATTTGTTTCACTTCGTTCAAATAAGAGTTGTACCTGTACGGAATTCTTCTGTTTCTCAGTATGATCTCTATCATCATATATATTCCGTTTATTAATTCTTCTATTCCACCTAGGACTATAAATTTCTCTATCAACTCCATTACCTATTCATGAGGTTCTATTGATCCTTAATTGACCTAGGAGTTGTTCCCGGGCATTCTCATAATAAAGGTTCTTAGATAGCCCAAGCCCATCCGTTGGATGGACTTGTAGATTCATAATCCATCCATTAAAACAGCATCTCCAATAGggagtaaggctgcgtacatttacCTAACTAGGACACGAGCATAATCTGAACaggaaaagaaactaaaacagaacTCTACTTATTTAAATAGAACTCCATAGTAGACTAGGATTAGGATTCTCAATGAACACAGTCAGCTGCTTCAAAAGAATTAGAAACCTATTTATAGACAAAGTACTGTACCCAATTACAAAGTTTACTTTAAAAAACTAGACATTAGAAGTCAGTAAAATTTGCAAGAGCTGTTTCAACAACTTGAGAAACCGATTATAAGACATAACAGTACACAACATTGCCAGCTTCTCATAACAAACAAAgtcctgcaaaaaaaaaattatgcacTAACCTAGACAATTCACTTCCTCTATGAATGTTTAATTGAACTGGTAAGTGAAGTTCAGAATAACAacataattaaaatattaaCCCTAGGATATACTATATTACAGAAGATAAGGGATCCACAGCTCAACAGTGTTTCCTCTTGAAACGATACCAGGCAAGGTCACCAGCGCAATATTTCAAACAGCTAAAGCATGGAATGATTATGTCAACAAAATCGCCAAGAATTAAGAGCCATCACAACGACGTAATGCCGATTGAAGCAAGGAATTATATCATAAATAAATCCCTTATCAGGATAATCTAGTCTATTCAGATATGCATTACGACCAAGGGGTCAAAAGTGGAATAAACAAAAACCAATAACCGAAAAGATTCAGAAGTCTTGACAGAGTTTAGGGATAATAGAAAGATAAACGCATAAATACAAGAAAAGATCAAAACCTAATAAGCCACCaaataaaccatgaaaccctatAAAAACCTTATGAGACACCGTCAAACCGCGAAACCCtaagaaaccaaaagaaatagagagttcagaggagaaaccctaaccagGATGAGATCGAAGAGAGTGGCCTGGTCAACCTTGACAAACTCAGCATCCCAAGTCTTGAGTTCCTCATCGGCCGTTCGGTCGTCGCTTTTGGGAGTCTCTACGTGCTTCTTACAGTATTCGATCACCTTTGACAAGATCTTACTGGTAACATTAGGCAAAGGGATCCCGTTGTCCGCGCAATCGTCTTCGATCATGTGTTTAATAGTCTGAGACTCAAGGGCGACAGCCTCGTCGACATCGAAGGTCTCACCATCAGAGCTCTTCAGAGTCACCTTCTTGGACGACATGATCGCTAATCTGAGAAACGAAATCAAATCCCCAAAGAAACCCTAGAAAGAGATAGAAAAAGAGAAGCGAAAAAAAGATTACGATTGGAAACGCGTCCAAAATATAAGAGGAAGAAGCCctaggcctcctatttatatatCTCTTCGGTTTTGGGaaactattattttatttggttttccGATGTCTCTTCGGTTTGGGagattattaatttatttgatttttcaattagttttttactttttgggtaaattttcaatttgcctttttttatacagaaaaaaaaaaaggaaccttTTATCGTTTTACAAAATCCTTATTATTATCCGTTTTAACCTTCATTGTTAACGggtgctctgttgagtgttgacATCAAACACTACTTTGTTTAAACAAATTATTTTCAAACCTCATTagtatttaacaaaaaaaaaaaagaaaaaaaagagaacaccACTCACGACCAGCAAATATACTCTTTATCTATAAAAATCATTGTTGCCCAACCAGGTATTAGGGTTGGGTATGTATGTATTTATAATTGAGACGGTTTTTGGTTCATATCATGCACGAGGTAGAATTGTaattggggggtggggggtggggggtggggggtggggggggggggaattggtTTTGGGTTTCTCTGGCTCTACGTGGAAAACCTTAATAATAAGCAAAGAAAACACTTTGTGGGATGGAGAATGGTGTAAAGAGGTTTTTCAGAAAATAGTGGAAAATCTTTAGTTTTCTCGAGTAGATGATTGTTTGCTTGGGTTCTTTCTTGTGGTTGTTCGTTCGTATCCAAACACCAGCTACTCCCGAATTTGAGGAGTAACCCCATCACAAACAATAGCGCGAGTTGAACCGAGTAAAAACTCTTGGTATTAGAGAGCGGCTTACGTGAGTAAGACGAGAGAGAATGAAGTAGCTATTTGGGTTTCAACTTTTTAAGGCCGTACGTCACCGTGTGTGTTCATCTATCCGCCATCGTGCATGTTAATCTGTCTGCCATTAGTGCgtgttttctcttttcttccacTTCCTCCTCAGCTCTTCCACCATGATAATCGAAACCTCCAACGAAGAAGATGGCGACGACGACAAATCTATGGGGGGACAACGATCTCTCCTGGCCCTTCGGTTCTCCCTGCCGGTGTGTTCATCTAGCTTGCAATGGGAGTTTTTTGAGGATTCCGTTTACGATTTTCTCACCACCTGTACCAGCAAAGTCCTCGATCTCATCTTCGACCTGGTTTTGTGGACCGGCCATGGCTCCCAAGCCTCACAGGAGGTCATCACCAGTGGCAACGGTGGGGGCAGCAGTGTCGAAGACTGGCTTGAGCCAAAAAACCTTGCAGAGGTGAGAATGCCTCATGCCCCTTCTATTTGACAAGGGCAGCATGCATATGGCGTTGTTTTCAACTACCCTTTCTGCAACAGGGGACTTATTGGCGCCTGTTCTAAGGGCTTCCAACTAGCTTCTGGTGGGGGTTCTTTGCAAGAACATAAGGAAGTTCAAGCACCTCGGGCCCATGATGATTTCGACTCACTCTCGAAGAATACAGCGGTTGGGTCTCCCGTCGCCATTGCCTGTCTTCTCAGCTGTGCTAGTGGTACTAGTGATCGGTGTTTGGTCATGCCGATCGTTTTGTACGAATTTGGGAGGTGTTTGAGCTCATACCAGTCCTGTTCAAGGAATCCGCCAGTTGCTCCCGGctctccaccaccatcaccaccgacCGTATGCTCTTGGAAAGCATTGATCAGAGAGAGTGGGGACCACATAAGCTTTCAGCCTTTTGTGGAAATCACATGACCATGTCTGCCATGGACATCCTCTCTTGTCGCCCTGTTCTTTTTGGCACTTTTTTTGCCCCATCTTTCGGCACGTATGTGCATGCACTGAATCTTAGTTGTGTCTAAAGTTGTTTACCTAGGGAACTGGTTATGACCCATCCCCTAGTCTAGACGACctagtcaatggcatgtgagaccgggtcGATTTCCACTCTTTGGTTTTGGATACCATATATCCATACCTTATGTTTATCATGTTATCTATCTGTTTTATGTATTTGGTTTTTCTGTCCTTGGTGTTgggcgcgcatgaatgaatagtaTTCTGTCTACCAAAAAAACCCCTTGGTATTCAATCCATGATAGCAAAGAATCATCATGAAGATGGCATTCTAGTTTAGGattgaaataaagaagattaaGGTCCCTTTTACAGATATTCACATTAGTTAAAGTTTGATGAGAATTTGAGGGTTTCCTACTCTTAATGCATTGATTTCAAGCAGACCATACAAAATAACATGTAATAGCAAggacaaataaaaaagaaagagaattcaTCCTTACTAATATTGAGTTCATTGGAAATATTTAGCAAAGAATCCATCCATAATATTAGAACCATAGAGGTGTTCAGTCCTTAATCCTAAAAGGTCAACTGTTTGGATTCTTTTAATTATAGAGTAAGAGAGGAATAAATTCCAAATGTTTATCTTTCAATCCCACAGAATTGGCAAGTGACCTCAATAGACATGAGCTTGTGCAGGTTGGCCTTGATACTTAAACCATTCTTTggaagtttccaaaagaaaaacttaTTAAAATTTGGATGAATTATCTAAAAGTAATCTAGGAAAAGAGTTCCTCTTGCAGCCTCGCTTTGTGTTACCATATTAGAAAAAAAGAACCAAGAGGTTGTAATCATATATATTAGTTACTAAAATGGGCTGTCATGGACTTTAACTACAACTACAGAGAGAAGGGAGGAGGGATGCCCATGGCAAAAGGTGAAGATAGGAGAATCGAATCCATGACCCCTTGAGAGCATGCACTCTATCGACAAGGCACCAACCAACTACAAAAACAATTGTCTTCATTCACTGATTTGATTAAGGTCTTGGGCATGTGTATTCTTGCCTTCCAGTTTTATCTTGATGGTTTGTGCTCAAAAAGGGGGGTGGAGGGTGGGTTGCTTGTTCTACTTGATGGTTTGATAATTTATATCCAACTTCACCTTTGTTGTTTTaataatttatgggaaaaatagAATGTTGTTGTCTAGTCGTGTGGTCCTTGCACTTGACATAAAAGTACACAAAATTACCATCCTACctcttgtgaaataaaaaaaattcatccatATCGATCCTTCTCCTCGCATACTCCTTGGCCGGTGCTGGTGGAGGGTCATACAATTAGAcaagatctcttgcccattattTATGAGAGAGATGGGCACTCTAACCACTTGTAttagaatcaatttttttttttggggagtaAACTTGTATTAGAACCACCTACAACATTGGAGAGAAgtcactttcattgattgcAAATCATCCGAGGGATCCATGACATTAAATTGGAGAGTGGTGAGAATTACTTCAATAAAGTCATAACTCAGACTCCAACACTATGTACTAATTAGAAGTTAATTATGTTGACCCTAAGGTGGAATAATTGAAAGGCTTCTTTTTGGGGGCATCCCATAATCATATTATAATACATCGATCCATCTATCAGTTTGTGGGATCGAGCTCGTTTGTGGCTTGTGGTTGAGGGATCAAATCCTTTGCAATGCTTAAGCTTGCAGTGCCTTTGCCTTTCGGATCTACGAGCTCAACACATGGAAGATGTCTCATCCAACGGTGTGAGCTCGAGcagaaagtaaaagaaaataacaactGGATCTGCTTGAGctcgcaccgttggatgaaacatcttccacgtgttgagctcGGTGGCTCGCAAATCCAAATTACTAAGGTACCGCAAGATTaagcactgcagaggatttttattcGTGGTTGAGCAGCCATCATGCTACACTCAACTCTTACATTGccatgtggattcgatgttgatccaatggttggtagacgaGCCCCTCA harbors:
- the LOC122659691 gene encoding SKP1-like protein 1B, which codes for MSSKKVTLKSSDGETFDVDEAVALESQTIKHMIEDDCADNGIPLPNVTSKILSKVIEYCKKHVETPKSDDRTADEELKTWDAEFVKVDQATLFDLILAANYLNIKSLLDLTCQTVADMIKGKTPEEIRKTFNIKNDFTPEEEEEVRRENQWAFE